From the Jilunia laotingensis genome, the window TGAACGAGGTGCATGGGAAGACAGACGAAGAGCAAGAGATTGTTTCCAAATTAACTCGTTTGCCCGAGCATAAAGATATATGGATAGAGAATTTATCATTTAGTTACGATGGGGCGGATCGGAATTATGTGTTGAAAGATATCAATCTGGTGATACCTGAAAAGAAAGTGACAGCGATCGTGGGAGCAAGCGGTAGTGGGAAAACTACCCTTGTGAAGTTAATGCTCGGTTTTTACCTTCCCAATATGGGGGAAGTGAAGGTTGGTGAATCCCCCTTGGATACTATTAACCCACATTTATGGCGTGCCAAAACAGGTTCGGTGATGCAAGATGGTTTTATCTTCTCAGAATCTATCGCTCAAAATATTGCTGTTGGTGACGAAGAGATAGACCAAAAGCGGTTACGCCATGCTGTGACAGTAGCAAATATAGGAAAGTTTGTCAATTCTTTGCCATTAGGCTTTGATACGAAGATAGGGATGGAAGGGAACGGCATCAGCCAGGGACAGCGGCAACGTATCCTGATTGCGAGGGCTGTATATAAGAATCCTGAATATTTATTTTTTGATGAGGCTACGAATGCATTGGATGCCAACAATGAGAAAGAAATCATGGAGCATCTTCGGGATTTCTACGAAGGGAAGACGGTAGTGGTAGTGGCTCATCGTTTGAGTACGGTACGAGATGCAGATAAAATAGTGGTGCTTGATCAGGGGTATATTGTAGAAGAAGGGACTCATCAAGAGTTAACTCTGAAAAAAGGCTTGTATTATCAATTGGTAAAAAATCAATTAGAATTGGGGAATTGATGGATAAAAAGGATGCGGAATATAGGAATGTAGAACTTCGCAGTGAGGACGTTCAACAAGTAATGAACAAAATATCTCCCTGGATTCTTCGCTGGGGGATAACTGTTCTTTTCTGTGTGATTGCAGCATTGCTTTTTGGTAGTTACTTGTTTAAATATCCGGATACGATACAAGCTGAAATCACCCTGAGTATGGAGAATCCTCCCGCTTATGTGCAGGCACGTACAGCCGGAAGGGTGGCCGAGCTATTTATAAAAAATGAGGAGATTGTAAAACAAGGTACTCCTTTGGGAATAATAGAAAATGCCGCATTCACAAAAGATGTATTATTACTGAAAGAGAAAATGAAAGAATGGGCAGAAGCTGGTTACTCGTTAGAAACAGGAAAAGTTTTGTTTACTGATATACGTTTGCGATTAGGGGAGTGCCAAGCGGCATATGCTTCATTCATTTCTGCATTGAGTGATTACATTCGTTTTGCGGAACAAAATTATTATCAACGTAAAATATTCAGTGGTGAAGAGCGGTTACGGAAGCAGCAAACCTATTATCATTTAGCCAGCAAGCAATATCAATTGCAGGAAAAAGAACAAGTGTTGGCACATAAGTTGTATCAACGTGATTCATTGCTTTACGATTGCAATGCGATAGTTCCTGCTGAGTTTGACCAATCGGGAAAGGATTATTTGCAAAGTCTGCAATCCCGGGAGGCTTCAAAAATGTCATTGACGCAGATTGCAATGCAAATAGGGCAGGATAAAGAAAATTTACTGGATGTACACAGGCAAGCTACAGAAGAAGAACAGAAGCATAGGATAGAACTCAAAAATGCTACCGAACAACTTTCTGTTGGACTGACTTCTTGGGAACAGCATTATCTGTTGGTTGCTCCGGTAGCTGGCAAAGTCACATTAATGAGCGTGTGGAGCAGCAACCAGTATGTGGAGTCGAATATGACAGTATTTGTGGTGGCTCCTTTTGGAAATTCCCGTCCGATGGGTAAGGCGTTGCTTCCCTTACAAGGATCGGGTAAGGTGAAATCTGGCCAGCGGGTTCTGATACGATTGAACAATTATCCTGATCAGGAATTCGGTTATATAAGCGGAAATGTACAATCAGTTTCACCTTTGCCCGGAGCTGACGGCAAATATGTGGTGGAAGTATATTTGCCAGATGGAATGCGTACAAATTACGGAAAGGAGTTGCCCATTGTTCGAGAAATGAAAGGGAGTGCCGATATCATTACGGAGGATTTGAGACTAATAGAACGTGTGTTCATGCCGTTGAAAAAGATTTTGAAATATGAATGACGAATCTCATTTATTTCTTGAATAAATCAGTCTTTCTACCGATTCCTCGCCATCCAGTGTAACAAAAGCAACTGTAAACATCCATTTAACTAGGCGTACTTGCGGAGTAGAAACCCAATGCTTTCTCATTGTTTGGTTGTGTATGGTCTGCCGTCCATGTTGGAAGGAAATATTTCTTGGTTGTTTAACTAGATACGGCTGCCTTTGTAATCCCATTTCCCGGCAATCTCCCTGTTATATCAATATTGTATAGGAGAATTAGTGATCTTGTTGCTTTTGGAAATTGTTTTATTTGCATATAAACGCAAATATGAGAAGCACTAGTTAGGCTTTGTAATCTTAGGCCTGTTTAAATCTCTATTCTAAAGCATGGTCGATAAAATCTTGAGTAAAATTTAGACAGGCTTAAGTGGGAGAATATATTGTTGGATAACAGTGATAATTTGTATACAATCTGTTGCGTTTTACAATCAGATTAATTAATTTTGTGGTATAACCAAAATATAATATATATGAAACGAACTATTCTTTTTGTTTTCTCTTTGCTGCTCTTGGCAGGTGTCCGGGCTCAAGTCAAAGTCGGACTTGAAGTAGGAGGTGGTATAAACGGAATTATCTCCGATGATGTCTATAACTCTACCGATATGATGGAAAGAGCCGGAGTAACCGTGGACTTTTTCCCAAAGAAAAGGTCGGGGCTTATGTATGAAACCGGAATTTACTATGTGTATAAAGGATATAATATGTCAGGGTTTCTGTCAGACCGAACAGCCATAAAGGAATTGAGAACTAAAATGAACTGCTTAGAAGTTCCCTTTATGTTTGGACATGTAACCCAAATCGGAAACGAAAGTTCACAAGCCAGATTTATTTTTAAAGGAGGAGTATATCTGAATTGTGGAATTAACGGAAAGGGTACGGCTGTTTGGGAGCCAACCGGAGAAAGCAATGAAGAACGGATATCTAATGTATTCAAAGACCAATCATTCCAGAATGGGCAGTTCGTGGGTTACAACCGTTTCGATTTCGGTATACGGCTGGGGTCGGAATTTCAAATCAAAGACTATTTCCTCCGTGTTTCTTATTCGGCCGGATTCCTAAAGGTACATTCTTCCTACGGGAAAGCGATGAACAGTGATCTGTGTATTACGCTCGGATGTTATTTGTTGTAATTGAAGCAACTCCTGAAGGTAAATAGGCTTCATCTTTGTGGATTCGGGCGAACATAACATTACATTTTCAGGGGTACCTCATAAGTCGAGGTGCCTCTTTTTATAATCGTGAATGCTTTAGATATTAAGAATCAATATCACCGTATAAGCTATGTAGCAAAGTACTAATATGCTCCCTTCTATGCGGGTAATGGTGCGTTTTCCGAAGAATAGACCCAATAACCATAAAAGCATTCCCGAACCGACAAGTGTCAGCAAGTCGAAATTAGTGATTCCGTTCAGTCCGAGCGGGGTGATGGAAGCACTGCAACCCAATACGAAGAATATGTTAAAAAGGTTGCTGCCGATGACATTGCCGATTGCTATCTCCGGATTCTTTTTCAATGCTGCCACAACCGAGGTAGCCAGTTCCGGTAAAGAAGTTCCTCCGGCAACCAAAGTCAGCCCGATAATCGATTCGCTTACTCCCAAGTTGCGAGCGATGTTGCTGGCTCCATCGACAAACCATTGTCCTCCGAAAATCAGACCGGCAAGTCCGCCTATGATGTAGAGTGTGGAACGCCAGACAGGTAACACCCGTATCTCTTCCGGCTGGCTGCCGCTGTCCGGATGGCTCGAGATGGCAAATGTATAACCCATGAAGATGGCGAAGAAACAAAGTAGCAACAGGCCATCGGTGGTATTGAGGACATTGCGGGAAGCCCCGTCCAAGAATACATCGTTGGCACATATCAACAGTACAATGGAGGAAAGAATACAGAGCGGGATCTCCTTCTTCAACGTGTTGCTGGTGATGACAATGGGAGCGACGAGTGCCGTGCAACCTACGATCATCAGAGTATTGAAGATATTGCTCCCCACCACGTTTCCGATAGCGATGTCTGCACTTCCTTTCAAGGCGGAAGAGATACTGACGGTCAGCTCCGGTGCCGATGTTCCGAATGCTACGATGGTTAGTCCGATGACGATAGAAGGAATCCGAAAGCGTTTGGCAATGGAAGCAGCACCGTCCGTCAAACCGTTTGCACCTATTAGAATGAGGATGAGCCCTCCGATAAGAAGTAATATATCCATCTTTTTGTCCTTTTCTGTAAACTCTGCGCAAAGATAATGATTTACACTGATTGCCATATCAAAAACATTGTGTATGTTTGGCACGTTTATCTAAAATCAAAACTTGTTTAGTATGAAAAATAACCGATTCTTAAGTATTTTGTTCATCTGTCTGCTGCTTGCGGTGGGTGTATCAGCGCAGAATACCGTCAAGACATCTGTCCCCGATACGATCATAATTCCCGTTGTTCCCGATTCTGATACGATAGGTATTGCCCGTGTGAGGAATGAACTGGCTGCTGCAAAATTGAATGAGGCAAATATGCGGATGGAGATAGAGTTGCTGAAATATCAGGCGGATGCCGCTGACTCTTTGAAACAGGCGAAGCAGATGCAACGCATCGATTCTTTGAGAGCCCTTACTCCGGGAGTGCCGGTAGTGGTCACAGGCGATACGTTGTTCTATCTTTATGCAAAGAGGGGCGGATATACTCCGCAACAACGTGCGCAGATGGATGCTGACGCTATCGAGGAACTGGGTAAGCGTTTTAATCTGAATCCCGATTCGGTATATATCGAAAGTACGGATATCGTTACAGATATCATGTATGGTAATAAAGTAATTGTTTCTTTTACCGATCAGGACGGCCTTTGGGCGAATTGTTCGCGCGATCAGTTAGCTGCTAAGGAACGGCAGGTCATCGTGCAGAAATTGAAGGAGCTGAAAGAAGAACATAGTGCGTGGCAGCTGGGTAAGCGGATACTTTATTTCATTCTTGTGTTGGCTGGACAGTATCTTTTGTTCTGGCTCACCAGCTGGCTGTACAGAAAACTGAAAGTACGTATCCAGAAGCTGAAAGATACGAAACTGAAGCCGATTTCCATTCAGAATTATCAATTGCTCGATACGCAGAAGCAGGTTAACTTGCTTATATTCCTCGCTAATATAGGACGGTACGTCGTCATGTTGCTGCAGTTGTTGATTACTGTGCCTTTACTGTTTTCCATCTTTCCGCAGACGAAAGATCTTGCCTATACTATCTTTTCATATATCTGGAACCCGGTTAAAAGCATATTTTGGGGGATTGTGGAATATATACCGAATCTCTTCACCATCATCATCATTTATTATGCTGTGAAATATTTGGTGAAGGGATTGCGTTATCTTGCCACGGAGATCGATTCCGGGCATTTGAAGATTACGGGATTCTATCCGGATTGGGCACTTCCCACCTTCCACATTTTTCGTTTTCTGCTTTACGCTTTCATGATTGCCATGATCTATCCTTACCTGCCGGGCGCGGATTCGGATATTTTTAAGGGCATTTCTGTCTTTGTCGGTTTGATTGTTTCGTTGGGATCGAGTACGGTAATCGGAAATATTATGGCGGGGCTTGTCATTACTTATATGCGTCCGTTTAAGCTGGGCGACCGTATCAAGCTGAATGACACCACAGGTAATGTGATTGAGAAGACGGCATTGGTGACTCGTATCAAAACTCCGAAGAATGAACTGGTGACGATTCCGAACTCATTTATCATGTCTTCGCACACTGTGAATTATAGCTCGTCCGCACGCACTTACGGTCTGATTATTCATACGGAGGTCAGCATCGGTTACGATGTGCCTTGGAGGAAGGTGCATCAGTTGCTGATCGATTCTGCCTTGGCTACCGAAGGTGTGTCAGCCGACCCGGAACCGTTCGTTCTGGAGACCTCCTTGCAGGACTGGTATCCGGTCTATCAGATTAATGCCTATATTAAAGAGGCGGATAAATTGACACAGATTCATTCGGATCTGCTTCAGAATATTCAGGATAAGTTTGCTGAGGCAGATGTGGAGATTATGTCTCCTCATTACATGGCAATGCGCGACGGCAATGAGTCTACTATTCCAAAGGAAGATATCAAACCACAAACCACTGGTACGGGAAGTACGAAGCCGGCATAAAATAAAGAAGAAAAATAAGACATTGCACGTAGAGAAACGTTACAAGAGTGAATGCTCACTAGATTCTCGTTCTCTGCGTGCAATACTTTAAAGAGACTATACAAAGCTTTTGTTTCAGTGTTTTCTGTTTTTTTTATCTCTGCATAGCATCCTTCCAACTGTCATAATATCTCCTTTATTGATCAGTTTTCTTTTCTAATCTTTTATTTTATCGAGACTTTCATTGTTTCATTCCCCACGCAAATGATATAAACACCTTGGGGTAATGCTATTGAGAATGTATTTCCTTGAGATTTCGCATTTTGCACCATTTGTCCGTTAATGTTATGAATCCGTATCGACTCGTAGCCTTTTAGGTTTGAAACGGTAAGTAATTTTTGGTTAACCTGAATATTCAGGCGGGTTGACTGATTATTGGTTTGAATTCCTGTTTCAATCGGATAATAATATATGAGGTAAGAATCGGCTATCCAGCCTTTCATTCCGTTTGAAACGAAATAATCTTCACGGAGCAGGTTGCTATTTTCATTGTAAGTGAACTGATATTTAGAACCCTCTACCCATTTGCCGGTTGTTGCATCACCTTCTGAACGGACTATTTCTTTTAAAAGATTATTGTTGTCATAAGTACCGACTTCTTTTGTTGCAGGTGTCCAACCTTTGTCTCCCCAAACATAGCTTTCATAATTTGCCACGTCATTTTCATGTCCTGTGTATTCAAATATCTCTTTTATCACGCCAATGAACTCTGCTTCTTCCATATCATACCCGTATACTTCATGTAGCGTGTTACGGGAAGCTTCGTCATATTCGGTAATTTCTTTCTGCATAAGGATCAGTTCCGGTGTTGAACTACCGTATGGGATCGATTCTATCTGATAGAGGGTTTGATTTCCGTTCGTATCGTACTCATGGGTGTATACCGAACTTAACAGAGGTGTCCCGGTGGTATTATCAGGATAATAAAAGCGGGATTTTATTTCACGGCCTTCAGCATCGTATTCACCTTCCCATCTTTGTGAAAATCCCCAATCACCGTCTTCCCAGCCATATCCTTCCTCCAGGGTCATTTTCCCATTGATGTGTTCGTATATTATTCTCTGATCGTTTACCCATTCACCGTCTTCTGACTCTTGCCAAAATGCCATTTCAAGTTCATCATTCGCATCGTAAGTGAAAGTTCCTTTTGCGGTAGCTGAAAATTCGTTTGTGGCGTAGTCCAGCTCATATTCCGTTCTTATTTTCAGAAGTAAAGGTTTGATGGCATCATATTCGCAAATGTAGTAGAAGCTTTCAATAAATTCATCATCTTCCCATTCCCATTCATTATATCTGGTTACAAGCCCCAATTCGTTGTATTCGTAGATGTCTTTAAAACTTCCGAACCAGCCATCTTCTCCCCAATAATAACCTTCTTCCGAAATGAGTTTCCCGTCCGGGCGGTAGGAAGAGCTTTCTTTTTGGTTGTTCATCCATTTGCCGTCAGTGGCATTCCAGTAGAATTGTTCTTGATAGACTATGTTGCCATATTCGTCATATTCTAAAGCAGCTTTTTTGGTACCTGTCCATACTTCTTTTATCAGTTCGTAGAACTCATTATATACGGCTAGTCCGGCTTCATCGTATCTGACAATCTGCTCTTTTGTCGGTATCCAGGTATTATCGAGATCTGATTGTCTGAATTCTTCCAAATGGGTCAGTTTGTTGTTATCATCGTATTCGAATTTGGTGATGTACGTTTTTATACCATCAGGAGTAAATACGATCATGCTGTCCGGGTATTCCACAACTGTTTCATTCGGTGTCTTATATCGCGCAGATGTACGTGTTATAGCGTTTAATTCAACACGACCCATTCTTTTGTTCTTCTGGGCCGTCGCTATAGACTCGCTTTTGTTGCAACGTTTTAAAACTTTTTGTCTAGGAGTTACAGGCACGTCTGCCAACAGGGATGTTACGAATAAGAGAAATAGTCCTGTACTTAGGATCTTTTGAAGTAGTACTTTTTTCATAAGTTTTGTTTTATGTGTATAACAATAAGTGAATTTTTACAAATATAATCAATATTATTAGTTTCTAGGTATGTTTTGTGATAAAAATTATATTTAAGGCTGAATTATGTGTTGGTTTATAATTTTACAGGTGTTTGTTCTCATTCAACTGGATAACAATAAATGCTGTTTTTACTAGCTGTAGTTACCTGTCACAATGGGTATCTATATCCAACGTATTGGACATTAATGATTAGCGCGTTGAATATTAATGGTTAGCGTGCTGGCTATTAATACTTATCGCGTTGACCTTTAATGTCCGATAAGCAAGACTTTCATGATTAGCAATTGCTTGGTTATAAGCTCTTTATTTTCTGCTAGTTCTCGGTTGCTAAGTTTTCTTGGATTTTACTGCACCTTATCAGTATTTTCTGTTCGTTGGCTAGAGTAGTAGCAAATAAGTATACCTCTCCTCCTTCGGATAACTGGGTGCGCTTCCGGACTTCCGCCACTGTTGCAGGGAAATTACGGACTGTAATATTGGCTTTCTTTATATCCCCGAGCATCCTCTTTATTTCTTTTTTATTGAAGGAGCATTGTCCGGTTACAAGGAAAATACGGCCGGGAAAGCATTTTACATATTCGTCCGAGGTATAGAGGTGGCTGTTGGGATGTAGCTTTTTCACATTGAATGAAGAGGCGATGCTTCGAAATGCACCGGCTTTGAGGATAGATGCATTGGGTTCGTAGAGATAGGTTCCGACGGTTTCTGTATAGGTACATTCCGAAATCTGTTCCTTCTCACGGGTAAAAACAAATGAAGTTTGCTCTTTAACGGTGAGATTGATACAGAAGATGGGGATTTCCGTTTTCGGCTCTTTGCTCAAGATTAATAAAAGTTCTTTGCATTCATTGTTGACCGAGAGGATATGTACTTCCCGGGTATGCTGCATATTTCTCAATGCTAATGTCAGGTCGAGCATCGGAGATAATTTAATGATGACCTTGTGTCCCTTTTCCAGCAATAGTTTTTCGAGTTCGGCCACATTCGGTTCACAGTCGGAGATGGCGACAGTTTTGCCGCCATGTTCGTTTCTCCGGGCAGGATCGATAAAGATACAATCTACCGGTTCCATCTGTTGTAAATGGCTTACGCTGTCATCATTATATATAGTGATATGTTGTAGCCCTAATAGGGGGAAATTGTGTGCGGCTATTTCGCAAAGTTCCTTTTGCCGCTCTACGTATGTAGCTTTTTGAAACTTAGGGGATAGGAAGGCACAATCTATTCCGAATCCTCCGGTGAGATCGGCTAACGAATTTCCTTCGATCAATGAAGCTTTATAACGTGCTGTTATTTCCGAAGAACATTGTTCCAGCGAAAGGTGGCGGGGATAAAGAAGATTTTCGTTCTTTTGCCAGGAAGGGATCTTGTATGCAGCGATCTGTCTCCCTGCTATTTGGGTAATGGCCATCGGCATATCTATGTCCGGATAACGGGCAGCTTGCAATGCCAGCGTGTGAATGTCATCGTGGGCATGTAGGCGAATAAAGTCCAGTGTGGACTGTGAGAGATTTATCATTGGTTGCGAGAAGGCTAATTGTTGGTTGTATAAGTTGTATAATGAGTATCAAAGCGTCCGTGAGTGATCCTGCCGCCACTGAAGGTACCGCTAATGATCTGCTGTTGCTTGTCGAACCGGGTGATTTGGACAGTGCCGTCTTCCAGTTCTTGATTGCCGAACCGGACGTTGGAGAATATGCTTTCTTCTCCTTCTTTCGGTGATTGTATCGTAAACCGGATGGCTTTATCCCAGCTCGTTAATACTTTTACGTCCATTACTTTTGTGTATTCATTATAACAGAATGAAATAGAATATTCTTTCGTTGGTATTGAAAGGAAGAAGGCTCCGTACCTTCCTCCTACATATAACCAACCATCTATGAGGCAACCGAAAGTATCAGCACCTACATTGCTGATCTCAGGCATAACGGTTGTGTCCACCGTCCTATCTTCTTCGCAACCCAGACAGAAGATTGCCGAGAGAAGTATGAGTATATATTTTCTTATCATGATTCTATGGTTTTAAAATTAAAAGCTATAGGAGATACCCGCTGATAGATTTAATCTGCTTACTGAGAGTGGATCGTCATTGAATTCCACAGTAATTTCCTTACCATGGTATAGGGAGGTAACCTCTTTAATATGTGCATGTATATATTGTACGTTAGCTTCTAAATTCCAATGCCGGGTTAGTTTTAATGTGGCGTTTACTCCTGCATTGCATGCCGCGGACGATCCTCGGACAAGCCTGCTTTTCCCGAAAACTTTACTGTCATTACGATAAATCATTGAACCTGCTCCGATACTTAAACGGATAAAGAAGTATCGATTCTCGTAACAATAAAGTCCGACTTGTGGTGCTATGTAATGTGTATGTACATGATCGCTGCCTTCTTCATGGCTTCCTTTTGAAGAAAAGCCTGAATATAAAAGTCCTATTCCCATAATTTTTATAGGATGAAAATAGTAACCGACATCCCAGCTGACTCCTTCGGATAGTTCTCTTTCATAGCTATGTATTTGCCTGGTAAGTCCTGAAGTTCCCTCCAGGATATTGCTGTAGCCTGCCAGGAAAGAGAGGGTATGAACCCGGTCGGTCGTTTTTTGGGCTACTGACCCAACCCAACACACTATCAGGAAAACGAATAGTAAAGCATATCTTTTTTTCATCCTAAATTAATTTTATGGGTTTATAGATAGGTCTAATTTATCAGCTTGTATTTCCGTAAGGCATCTTCGCGGCTGCATCGGTTGAAATGCCACCACTCGCTGTTTAATGCCCGGAATCCGGCTTCTTTCATTACTTCTCTTAGCAATAGCCGGTTGTTCCGTTCTTCCGGGCTGATTTTTCCGTTTTTAACCAGCATTGCTTCTTGGGTGATATGGGCTTCGGCACCGAAATAGTCTACTTCCGTTCCCATCGGCAGAACTACATTGTTGCTATCGATGATGCTGACATCGACGGCAAGTCCGTAATTGTGCAATCCTCCTCCGTGTGCAGGATTGGATACATAAATGTTCTTTGACGTTCCCTTCACTCTGTTCCACATTTTTCTCTGAACAGACATTGGTCGGGCTGCGTCATAAACGATCAGGCGGTATTCGGGATGCCGTTCTTTTAGCCGTTGTTGTGCAAGCAGTAGAGATTGCAGGGCGTCTTCATGCAGGTAAGCTTCTTTGAGATCGCTGTAAAGAATCTCTCCGGTGAAATTATCAGGCGTGGCATACATCAGTTTTATCACAATCGTACTGTCGGCTTCCCGTATATTTTTCAATCCGAGTGAATCAAGGTACAAGGCGGTACGGCTTTTGATTTGGGCTGGAAGAGAGGCTGTTTGTAAGGAATCTGTCTTCGTGGAGAGGGTGGTGGAATCAGGCGATACTATTGAAGACGCTACTTGTCTTCTTGCGTCATGGCAAGCCATGAACGCAAGAAAGAACATCGGAAATAGCCATCTGTTGTATCTCATTTCTATTGCATTATTTAGATGGTTATGATTGCTGTTTGAATGACCATCGTGGTCTGTTATAATAAACGCGATTCCCTGTTTTGAAAGCTATCCCATTACTTTATTATTTTAATGGTTTTGCTTCAACCCCTTCCATAGTGAGTTTTACAGGATTTATAAATCCG encodes:
- a CDS encoding calcium/sodium antiporter is translated as MDILLLIGGLILILIGANGLTDGAASIAKRFRIPSIVIGLTIVAFGTSAPELTVSISSALKGSADIAIGNVVGSNIFNTLMIVGCTALVAPIVITSNTLKKEIPLCILSSIVLLICANDVFLDGASRNVLNTTDGLLLLCFFAIFMGYTFAISSHPDSGSQPEEIRVLPVWRSTLYIIGGLAGLIFGGQWFVDGASNIARNLGVSESIIGLTLVAGGTSLPELATSVVAALKKNPEIAIGNVIGSNLFNIFFVLGCSASITPLGLNGITNFDLLTLVGSGMLLWLLGLFFGKRTITRIEGSILVLCYIAYTVILILNI
- a CDS encoding T9SS type A sorting domain-containing protein; amino-acid sequence: MKKVLLQKILSTGLFLLFVTSLLADVPVTPRQKVLKRCNKSESIATAQKNKRMGRVELNAITRTSARYKTPNETVVEYPDSMIVFTPDGIKTYITKFEYDDNNKLTHLEEFRQSDLDNTWIPTKEQIVRYDEAGLAVYNEFYELIKEVWTGTKKAALEYDEYGNIVYQEQFYWNATDGKWMNNQKESSSYRPDGKLISEEGYYWGEDGWFGSFKDIYEYNELGLVTRYNEWEWEDDEFIESFYYICEYDAIKPLLLKIRTEYELDYATNEFSATAKGTFTYDANDELEMAFWQESEDGEWVNDQRIIYEHINGKMTLEEGYGWEDGDWGFSQRWEGEYDAEGREIKSRFYYPDNTTGTPLLSSVYTHEYDTNGNQTLYQIESIPYGSSTPELILMQKEITEYDEASRNTLHEVYGYDMEEAEFIGVIKEIFEYTGHENDVANYESYVWGDKGWTPATKEVGTYDNNNLLKEIVRSEGDATTGKWVEGSKYQFTYNENSNLLREDYFVSNGMKGWIADSYLIYYYPIETGIQTNNQSTRLNIQVNQKLLTVSNLKGYESIRIHNINGQMVQNAKSQGNTFSIALPQGVYIICVGNETMKVSIK
- a CDS encoding mechanosensitive ion channel family protein; translation: MKNNRFLSILFICLLLAVGVSAQNTVKTSVPDTIIIPVVPDSDTIGIARVRNELAAAKLNEANMRMEIELLKYQADAADSLKQAKQMQRIDSLRALTPGVPVVVTGDTLFYLYAKRGGYTPQQRAQMDADAIEELGKRFNLNPDSVYIESTDIVTDIMYGNKVIVSFTDQDGLWANCSRDQLAAKERQVIVQKLKELKEEHSAWQLGKRILYFILVLAGQYLLFWLTSWLYRKLKVRIQKLKDTKLKPISIQNYQLLDTQKQVNLLIFLANIGRYVVMLLQLLITVPLLFSIFPQTKDLAYTIFSYIWNPVKSIFWGIVEYIPNLFTIIIIYYAVKYLVKGLRYLATEIDSGHLKITGFYPDWALPTFHIFRFLLYAFMIAMIYPYLPGADSDIFKGISVFVGLIVSLGSSTVIGNIMAGLVITYMRPFKLGDRIKLNDTTGNVIEKTALVTRIKTPKNELVTIPNSFIMSSHTVNYSSSARTYGLIIHTEVSIGYDVPWRKVHQLLIDSALATEGVSADPEPFVLETSLQDWYPVYQINAYIKEADKLTQIHSDLLQNIQDKFAEADVEIMSPHYMAMRDGNESTIPKEDIKPQTTGTGSTKPA
- a CDS encoding M15 family metallopeptidase, whose translation is MACHDARRQVASSIVSPDSTTLSTKTDSLQTASLPAQIKSRTALYLDSLGLKNIREADSTIVIKLMYATPDNFTGEILYSDLKEAYLHEDALQSLLLAQQRLKERHPEYRLIVYDAARPMSVQRKMWNRVKGTSKNIYVSNPAHGGGLHNYGLAVDVSIIDSNNVVLPMGTEVDYFGAEAHITQEAMLVKNGKISPEERNNRLLLREVMKEAGFRALNSEWWHFNRCSREDALRKYKLIN
- a CDS encoding HlyD family secretion protein; translated protein: MDKKDAEYRNVELRSEDVQQVMNKISPWILRWGITVLFCVIAALLFGSYLFKYPDTIQAEITLSMENPPAYVQARTAGRVAELFIKNEEIVKQGTPLGIIENAAFTKDVLLLKEKMKEWAEAGYSLETGKVLFTDIRLRLGECQAAYASFISALSDYIRFAEQNYYQRKIFSGEERLRKQQTYYHLASKQYQLQEKEQVLAHKLYQRDSLLYDCNAIVPAEFDQSGKDYLQSLQSREASKMSLTQIAMQIGQDKENLLDVHRQATEEEQKHRIELKNATEQLSVGLTSWEQHYLLVAPVAGKVTLMSVWSSNQYVESNMTVFVVAPFGNSRPMGKALLPLQGSGKVKSGQRVLIRLNNYPDQEFGYISGNVQSVSPLPGADGKYVVEVYLPDGMRTNYGKELPIVREMKGSADIITEDLRLIERVFMPLKKILKYE
- a CDS encoding class I SAM-dependent methyltransferase — encoded protein: MINLSQSTLDFIRLHAHDDIHTLALQAARYPDIDMPMAITQIAGRQIAAYKIPSWQKNENLLYPRHLSLEQCSSEITARYKASLIEGNSLADLTGGFGIDCAFLSPKFQKATYVERQKELCEIAAHNFPLLGLQHITIYNDDSVSHLQQMEPVDCIFIDPARRNEHGGKTVAISDCEPNVAELEKLLLEKGHKVIIKLSPMLDLTLALRNMQHTREVHILSVNNECKELLLILSKEPKTEIPIFCINLTVKEQTSFVFTREKEQISECTYTETVGTYLYEPNASILKAGAFRSIASSFNVKKLHPNSHLYTSDEYVKCFPGRIFLVTGQCSFNKKEIKRMLGDIKKANITVRNFPATVAEVRKRTQLSEGGEVYLFATTLANEQKILIRCSKIQENLATEN
- a CDS encoding outer membrane beta-barrel protein — protein: MKKRYALLFVFLIVCWVGSVAQKTTDRVHTLSFLAGYSNILEGTSGLTRQIHSYERELSEGVSWDVGYYFHPIKIMGIGLLYSGFSSKGSHEEGSDHVHTHYIAPQVGLYCYENRYFFIRLSIGAGSMIYRNDSKVFGKSRLVRGSSAACNAGVNATLKLTRHWNLEANVQYIHAHIKEVTSLYHGKEITVEFNDDPLSVSRLNLSAGISYSF
- a CDS encoding PorT family protein; this encodes MKRTILFVFSLLLLAGVRAQVKVGLEVGGGINGIISDDVYNSTDMMERAGVTVDFFPKKRSGLMYETGIYYVYKGYNMSGFLSDRTAIKELRTKMNCLEVPFMFGHVTQIGNESSQARFIFKGGVYLNCGINGKGTAVWEPTGESNEERISNVFKDQSFQNGQFVGYNRFDFGIRLGSEFQIKDYFLRVSYSAGFLKVHSSYGKAMNSDLCITLGCYLL